The following are from one region of the Natronosporangium hydrolyticum genome:
- a CDS encoding methyltransferase domain-containing protein, with product MIDWERLAKELAEAVAADVNLEAPWREAITRTPRHHFVPRFWDLDQNNNPTELVDGAHPDHRERWLTACYRNQVLITQWHGQRGRRIITSSASMPSLVAQMLQTLDVHDGNRVLEIGTGTGYNTALLCNRLGHAAVASVDIDPLLAAEAQQRLNRLGYQPVVEASDGANGLPSAAPYDRILSTCSAATVPAAWIDQLTDGGLIVAPLTYGGALAVLRKTALGEVSGHLAAEQAYFMPLHAAGEPMPNGFVPDLPQLSEIGASHEATTAIPLKLWNNPDWRLWLALHLPHGHIADLVNEHMDRTGAIVYTADRRAQVDYAAAEPGRWPVTQDRDRLWDTVEAAWQSWTRFDEPDRTRIGITARSDGQQWVWIDEPDQPVPVHRER from the coding sequence ATGATCGACTGGGAGCGGCTGGCCAAGGAACTCGCCGAGGCAGTCGCCGCTGACGTCAACCTAGAGGCGCCATGGCGGGAGGCGATCACACGCACTCCACGACATCACTTCGTTCCCCGCTTCTGGGACCTCGACCAGAACAACAACCCCACCGAACTGGTTGACGGTGCCCACCCAGACCATCGGGAGCGGTGGCTAACCGCTTGCTACCGCAACCAGGTGCTAATCACCCAATGGCACGGACAGCGCGGACGTCGGATTATCACCAGCTCAGCGTCGATGCCCTCGCTGGTTGCCCAGATGCTCCAGACACTCGATGTGCACGACGGCAACCGGGTACTGGAGATCGGCACTGGAACCGGATACAACACCGCGCTGCTGTGCAATCGACTCGGCCACGCGGCCGTAGCCTCGGTGGACATAGACCCGCTGCTGGCCGCCGAGGCCCAGCAGCGCCTCAACCGGCTCGGTTACCAACCGGTCGTGGAGGCCAGCGACGGGGCGAACGGGCTGCCGAGCGCAGCGCCCTACGACCGCATCCTGTCCACATGCTCCGCCGCCACCGTCCCCGCTGCCTGGATTGACCAGCTCACAGATGGCGGATTGATCGTCGCTCCCCTCACCTACGGCGGCGCCCTGGCAGTCCTGCGCAAGACCGCCCTTGGCGAGGTGTCAGGTCACCTCGCTGCCGAGCAGGCGTACTTCATGCCGCTGCACGCGGCGGGAGAGCCGATGCCGAACGGCTTCGTCCCGGATCTACCGCAGCTAAGCGAGATCGGCGCCTCACACGAGGCCACCACCGCAATTCCGCTGAAGCTCTGGAACAACCCGGACTGGCGGCTGTGGCTGGCGCTTCACCTCCCGCACGGCCACATCGCCGATCTGGTCAACGAGCATATGGACCGCACAGGCGCCATCGTCTACACCGCCGACCGCCGGGCACAGGTCGATTATGCGGCCGCCGAGCCAGGGAGGTGGCCGGTGACCCAGGACCGAGACCGCCTCTGGGACACCGTCGAGGCCGCCTGGCAGTCGTGGACGCGTTTCGACGAACCAGACCGCACCCGTATCGGGATCACTGCCCGCAGCGACGGACAACAGTGGGTATGGATAGACGAACCCGACCAGCCCGTACCTGTGCACCGCGAACGCTAA
- the tgmB gene encoding ATP-grasp ribosomal peptide maturase, protein MTVLVLTEQIDPTADQVIALLNQREVPVLRADTSWFPKCLQVAGEMVNGEWVGQIRTQHRQVALSDVRAIWYRHPTGFEFPEGMSAAERRHAAYEAKFGLAGVLWSLPVQWVNHPARQADLYKPTQLAVASRCGLTVPDTLLTNRPDVVRRFAAHHPAGVVVKQLGFASIAEEGGRRALYTHLLSGHDLEDLAGVEHTMHYFQAYIPKTHDVRLIAVGPHQFAVAILSGSDTSRVDFRADYASLSYSVVPIPYQVAKGVEAFMDHFRISYGAFDFAADSDGCWWMLECNSVGQYAWLEDATGLPMSAAVADLLEKGPS, encoded by the coding sequence GTGACCGTGCTGGTGCTCACCGAGCAGATCGACCCGACCGCCGACCAAGTGATCGCTCTGCTCAACCAGCGTGAGGTGCCGGTGCTGCGCGCGGACACAAGCTGGTTCCCGAAGTGCCTGCAGGTGGCCGGCGAAATGGTCAACGGCGAATGGGTTGGCCAGATCCGCACCCAGCACCGGCAGGTCGCGCTGAGCGACGTCCGCGCAATCTGGTACCGGCACCCCACCGGGTTTGAGTTCCCTGAGGGCATGTCCGCCGCCGAGCGGCGTCACGCCGCCTACGAGGCGAAGTTCGGCCTTGCCGGGGTGCTGTGGTCGCTGCCGGTGCAGTGGGTCAACCACCCGGCGCGGCAGGCCGACCTCTACAAACCCACCCAGCTCGCGGTCGCCTCACGTTGTGGGCTGACCGTGCCGGACACCCTGCTTACCAACCGTCCAGATGTGGTGCGCAGGTTCGCCGCGCACCATCCGGCCGGTGTCGTGGTTAAACAGCTCGGCTTCGCCTCGATCGCTGAGGAGGGCGGTCGTCGAGCCCTGTATACCCACCTACTCAGCGGCCACGACCTTGAGGACCTGGCCGGTGTTGAGCACACGATGCACTATTTCCAGGCATACATACCGAAGACACACGATGTTCGGCTGATCGCCGTCGGCCCACATCAGTTCGCGGTAGCGATCCTGTCCGGCTCTGACACTTCCCGAGTCGACTTCCGGGCTGACTACGCCTCGCTGTCCTACTCGGTCGTTCCGATCCCGTATCAGGTGGCGAAAGGGGTCGAGGCGTTCATGGACCACTTCCGCATCTCATACGGAGCCTTCGACTTCGCCGCGGACTCCGATGGATGCTGGTGGATGTTGGAATGCAACAGCGTCGGCCAGTACGCATGGCTCGAAGATGCTACCGGCCTGCCGATGTCCGCCGCGGTCGCCGACCTATTGGAGAAGGGACCCTCATGA